In Haloplanus rubicundus, one DNA window encodes the following:
- a CDS encoding MnhB domain-containing protein codes for MSDADADPDAAADIDDEVDGEGTLSRPASERPPYVESTIIMTTVRVIAPFVLTLGAFVMLHGASSAGGGFQGGVIAATTVVMLGFAFGIEPIAAHLRNEQLALLVLSGVGTFLVVGFGGYLVGGNFLQVSGYETLFHNGSKYSIELVEVGIGVVVSGVITGLFFLLGTGVDTGAEETDTDTEPEADR; via the coding sequence ATGAGCGACGCCGACGCCGACCCCGACGCGGCCGCCGACATCGACGACGAAGTCGACGGCGAGGGCACGCTCTCCCGCCCCGCTAGCGAGCGCCCGCCCTACGTCGAGAGCACGATCATCATGACGACCGTTCGGGTGATCGCCCCCTTCGTCCTCACGCTCGGCGCGTTCGTGATGCTCCACGGCGCGAGTTCGGCCGGGGGCGGCTTCCAGGGCGGCGTCATCGCCGCGACAACCGTCGTCATGCTCGGGTTCGCGTTCGGCATCGAACCCATCGCCGCCCACCTGCGCAACGAACAACTCGCCCTCCTCGTTCTCTCGGGCGTGGGCACCTTCTTAGTCGTCGGATTCGGCGGCTATCTCGTCGGCGGCAACTTCCTCCAGGTCTCCGGCTACGAAACCCTGTTTCACAATGGTAGCAAGTACAGCATCGAACTCGTCGAAGTCGGCATCGGCGTCGTCGTCTCCGGGGTCATCACCGGCCTCTTCTTCCTGCTCGGGACGGGCGTCGACACCGGCGCCGAGGAAACCGACACCGACACCGAACCGGAGGCGGACCGATAG
- a CDS encoding ABC transporter substrate-binding protein, whose translation MPSGNDRRSDSDTAGRRGRRDVLKLLGATGVAGLAGCSGNGSGGDEGSTDRSVQGTYVSASSVDAQSLNWLTIADATSGSYVTATLDGTWAIKPNREIFPLWADYSTDDGRVYEIELRENLEWGAGYGQVTAEDWVYMIKNVFQARPNWSGYPNADAWFRVNPDSGEREPLPVERTGTRTFEISLFEVDPSFPFKPILWRQQCIPKGILEKYVPEQDTEGLQQDEELNTLAYTGNLGPYTYDEWERSARYTVTRNDDYYLKDVEGVPERFTEAPYFDQQVVRVISEESTRLGALESGEVDSSGIPPDKATRFENLPNVNVNVTPQPYARIIVYNMRANGWEPFRSKAVRQALGFAVDKETVVGNILRGYGQVAQTMQPKWSQWYDDSQVTEFGVGDRYGPERTRSTLESALSDTEYAYDGERLVDGSGEQVTLSIYYDSGQPTEGTIAEFIAQEFEENAGIAVQPEAVSSSTFQSNYVQTSAPEGTEPEWTAGVFNGGPRDVATSAEPWDMSINLQFNTYPFTPASSKGFFEKRGGINYYGYYPDEDIASLYEQATATTDEERRRELFGEAFGLISEEQPFGFLAMPSSVSGYAENVRGYDEEFNTGWDSQTWYFA comes from the coding sequence ATGCCGTCTGGTAACGACCGCCGAAGCGACTCGGACACGGCGGGTCGTCGGGGACGACGCGACGTACTGAAACTCCTCGGCGCGACGGGGGTCGCCGGACTCGCTGGCTGTTCGGGGAACGGAAGCGGCGGCGACGAGGGGAGCACCGACCGGAGCGTCCAGGGGACGTACGTCTCGGCGTCGAGCGTCGACGCGCAGTCGCTCAACTGGCTCACCATCGCCGACGCCACCTCCGGATCGTACGTCACCGCCACCCTCGACGGGACGTGGGCGATCAAACCGAACCGTGAGATATTCCCGCTGTGGGCCGACTACTCGACCGACGACGGCCGCGTCTACGAAATCGAACTCCGGGAGAACCTGGAGTGGGGCGCGGGCTACGGACAGGTGACCGCCGAGGACTGGGTGTACATGATCAAGAACGTCTTCCAGGCCCGGCCCAACTGGAGCGGCTACCCCAACGCCGACGCGTGGTTCCGGGTGAATCCGGACTCCGGGGAGCGGGAACCCCTCCCGGTCGAGCGGACGGGCACCCGGACGTTCGAGATCAGCCTGTTCGAGGTCGACCCCTCGTTCCCGTTCAAACCGATCCTGTGGCGCCAGCAGTGCATCCCCAAGGGCATCCTGGAGAAGTACGTCCCGGAGCAGGACACGGAGGGACTCCAGCAGGACGAGGAACTCAACACGCTGGCCTACACGGGCAATCTCGGCCCCTACACCTACGACGAGTGGGAGCGCTCGGCCCGCTACACCGTCACCCGAAACGACGACTACTACCTCAAGGACGTGGAGGGAGTGCCCGAGCGGTTCACGGAGGCCCCCTACTTCGACCAGCAGGTCGTGCGCGTCATCAGCGAGGAGAGCACGCGCCTCGGCGCTCTGGAGTCGGGCGAAGTCGACTCCTCGGGCATCCCGCCGGACAAGGCGACCCGCTTCGAGAACCTGCCGAACGTCAACGTCAACGTCACGCCACAGCCGTACGCCCGCATCATCGTCTACAACATGCGGGCGAACGGGTGGGAACCGTTCCGATCGAAGGCGGTCCGGCAGGCGCTCGGCTTCGCCGTCGACAAGGAGACGGTCGTGGGCAACATCCTCCGTGGCTACGGACAGGTCGCTCAGACCATGCAGCCGAAGTGGTCGCAGTGGTACGACGACAGCCAGGTGACGGAGTTCGGCGTCGGCGACCGGTACGGGCCGGAACGGACCCGCTCCACGCTCGAATCGGCGCTGTCAGATACGGAGTACGCCTACGACGGCGAACGCCTCGTCGACGGCTCGGGCGAGCAGGTGACGCTGTCCATCTACTACGACTCCGGCCAGCCGACCGAGGGGACCATCGCCGAGTTCATCGCTCAGGAGTTCGAGGAGAACGCGGGCATCGCGGTCCAGCCCGAAGCCGTCTCGTCGTCGACGTTCCAGAGCAACTACGTCCAGACGTCGGCGCCGGAGGGGACGGAGCCCGAGTGGACTGCAGGCGTCTTCAACGGCGGCCCGCGCGACGTGGCCACGAGCGCCGAGCCGTGGGACATGTCGATCAACCTGCAGTTCAACACCTACCCGTTCACGCCCGCCTCCAGCAAGGGCTTCTTCGAGAAGCGGGGCGGCATCAACTACTACGGCTACTACCCCGACGAGGACATCGCGTCGCTGTACGAGCAGGCGACGGCGACGACGGACGAGGAGCGCCGTCGGGAGCTGTTCGGCGAGGCGTTCGGCCTCATCAGCGAGGAACAGCCCTTCGGCTTCCTCGCGATGCCGTCGAGCGTGAGCGGCTACGCCGAGAACGTCCGTGGCTACGACGAGGAGTTCAACACGGGCTGGGACTCCCAGACGTGGTACTTCGCATGA
- a CDS encoding ABC transporter permease encodes MRWYVVRRVVWAVVATFLILSITWGLLAITPNPAAEQMQFQAAASGGSAEAAEEAFEARRGLDRSPWDRYREYMTNMATLNWGWSQSRSQPVTDAIASALPYTAIYSVPTTILSILVGLSIGLYSATHQYTRTDYAATFFAFFGYAIPNFWFGIILLLVFGVQLGWFPVVFDSDLPFFSLGMARQLVLPVVVLVTGTIAGIMRYSRAEALEYVEAEFVKTAKSKGADGYRILTRHILRPAAVPLMTILVGDILGIFLAASYLVEVVFGIPGLGQLSYNAIIAQDTSLVLGTTLIFTFISVIGNLIQDVAYTVLDPRIDYGDR; translated from the coding sequence ATGCGCTGGTACGTGGTTCGGCGGGTCGTGTGGGCCGTCGTCGCCACGTTTCTCATTCTCTCGATCACGTGGGGGCTGCTCGCCATCACGCCGAATCCGGCGGCCGAACAGATGCAGTTCCAGGCGGCCGCCAGCGGCGGGTCCGCCGAGGCCGCCGAGGAGGCGTTCGAGGCCCGACGCGGCCTCGACCGCTCGCCGTGGGACCGGTACCGGGAGTACATGACCAACATGGCGACGCTCAACTGGGGCTGGTCACAGAGCCGCTCCCAGCCCGTCACCGACGCCATCGCCAGCGCGCTTCCCTACACCGCGATCTACTCCGTGCCGACGACGATTCTCTCCATCCTGGTCGGGCTCTCCATCGGCCTCTACTCCGCGACCCACCAGTACACGCGGACCGACTACGCCGCCACTTTCTTCGCCTTCTTCGGCTACGCCATCCCCAACTTCTGGTTCGGGATCATCCTCCTGCTGGTCTTCGGCGTCCAGCTCGGCTGGTTCCCCGTCGTCTTCGACTCCGACCTCCCCTTCTTCAGCCTCGGGATGGCGCGACAGCTCGTCCTCCCCGTCGTCGTCCTCGTCACCGGCACCATCGCGGGCATCATGCGCTACTCGCGGGCGGAGGCCCTGGAGTACGTCGAGGCCGAGTTCGTCAAGACGGCGAAGTCGAAAGGGGCGGACGGCTACCGCATCCTCACCCGACACATCCTCCGCCCGGCGGCGGTGCCGCTGATGACCATCCTCGTCGGCGACATCCTCGGCATCTTCCTCGCCGCCTCGTATCTCGTCGAAGTCGTCTTCGGGATTCCGGGACTCGGCCAACTCTCGTACAACGCCATCATCGCCCAGGACACCTCCCTCGTGCTCGGGACGACGCTCATCTTCACCTTCATTTCGGTGATCGGCAACCTGATACAGGACGTGGCCTACACCGTCCTCGACCCGCGCATCGACTACGGTGATCGCTGA
- a CDS encoding sodium:proton antiporter translates to MIDLIATKHTYLVVVALLAIGAYVMIESDNFVKKIIGLNVFQTGIFVFFISAAFRTDGASPVVQSGGGGGPFVSPLPHVLILTAIVVGVSLTAVALGLVVRIYESYGTINEDTLEEVLAND, encoded by the coding sequence ATGATCGACCTGATCGCGACGAAACATACGTACCTCGTCGTGGTTGCCCTGCTCGCCATCGGCGCCTACGTCATGATCGAGAGCGACAACTTCGTGAAGAAGATCATCGGCCTGAACGTGTTCCAGACGGGCATCTTCGTCTTCTTCATCTCCGCGGCGTTCCGGACGGACGGGGCGTCGCCGGTCGTCCAGTCCGGCGGCGGTGGCGGCCCGTTCGTCTCGCCGCTCCCCCACGTGTTGATCCTGACCGCCATCGTCGTCGGCGTGAGCCTGACGGCCGTGGCGCTCGGCCTCGTCGTCCGCATCTACGAGAGCTACGGCACGATCAACGAGGACACGCTGGAGGAGGTGCTGGCGAATGACTGA
- a CDS encoding proton-conducting transporter transmembrane domain-containing protein — translation MTDIASLRPALAVAIAAVAVVPILASASRPNVREGWTVLAAVSAFAVVASMLPAAISGTTYVTNLGTLVDGVELSLQADPLGLLFGTVASLLWLITSFYSVGYMRGLSEHAQTRYFAAFAASVAAALGVAFASNLVTIFVFYELLTVATYPLVTHDETAEARAAGRKYLAYTFGGGVAVLAGTILVATMTGTTAFTPGGIAGLAEADPLLARAAFVLLVSGFGVKAALMPLHSWLPDAMVAPTPVSGLLHAVAVVKSGVFGIARVLLDVFGVDLTGSLGMGLPLAVVAAATLLLASVIALRQDNLKRRLAYSTVSQLSYIVLGLAILDPTSIVGGLLHIPAHAFMKLTLFFTAGAIHVETHTDDISEMAGIGKRMPLTMLAFGVAAAGMAGIPLVAGFVSKWYLLIGSVSAGQSIFAVVLLLSGVLNIAYFWPVFYQAFFESEDAADAKPLIEFPLGGEEWSIRPEAAAPEPDPVTDGGAASEDDEHHEHHDDHDEHHDDHDEHHDDHDHHHGGPPADGWERRGWRGGESTWFMLGPILAAMTGAVVLGVIPRTAVFLRLIEVIVAAATGVSV, via the coding sequence ATGACCGACATCGCTTCACTCAGACCGGCTCTGGCGGTCGCCATCGCGGCGGTCGCCGTCGTACCGATCCTCGCCTCCGCCAGCCGCCCGAACGTCCGCGAAGGGTGGACCGTCCTCGCGGCAGTGAGCGCCTTCGCCGTCGTCGCGAGCATGCTCCCCGCGGCCATCTCGGGCACGACGTACGTCACCAACCTCGGGACGCTCGTCGACGGCGTCGAACTCTCCCTGCAGGCCGACCCGCTCGGCCTCCTCTTCGGGACCGTCGCCAGCCTGCTCTGGCTGATCACGAGTTTCTACAGCGTCGGCTACATGCGCGGCCTCTCGGAACACGCCCAGACCCGCTACTTCGCCGCCTTCGCGGCCTCCGTCGCCGCCGCCCTCGGCGTCGCCTTCGCCTCGAACCTCGTCACCATCTTCGTCTTCTACGAACTGCTGACGGTGGCGACGTACCCGCTCGTCACGCACGACGAGACGGCCGAGGCGCGCGCCGCCGGCCGCAAATACTTGGCCTACACCTTCGGCGGCGGCGTCGCCGTCCTCGCGGGGACGATTCTGGTCGCCACGATGACCGGCACCACGGCCTTCACCCCCGGCGGCATCGCCGGCCTCGCGGAGGCCGACCCGCTCCTCGCGCGGGCGGCCTTCGTCCTCCTCGTCTCCGGCTTCGGGGTCAAGGCGGCGCTCATGCCCCTGCACTCGTGGCTCCCCGACGCGATGGTGGCGCCGACGCCCGTCTCCGGCCTGCTCCACGCCGTCGCCGTCGTCAAGAGCGGCGTCTTCGGCATCGCGCGCGTCCTGCTGGACGTCTTCGGCGTCGACCTCACGGGGTCGCTCGGCATGGGTCTCCCCCTCGCCGTCGTCGCCGCCGCCACCCTCCTGCTCGCCAGCGTCATCGCGCTCCGACAGGACAACCTCAAGCGCCGGCTCGCGTACTCGACGGTCTCTCAGCTCTCCTACATCGTCCTCGGGCTCGCCATCCTCGACCCCACGTCCATCGTCGGCGGCCTCCTGCACATCCCCGCCCACGCGTTCATGAAGCTCACCCTCTTTTTCACCGCGGGCGCCATCCACGTCGAGACCCACACCGACGACATCAGCGAGATGGCGGGCATCGGGAAACGGATGCCGCTGACGATGCTCGCGTTCGGCGTCGCCGCCGCGGGGATGGCGGGCATCCCCCTCGTCGCCGGCTTCGTCAGCAAGTGGTATCTCCTCATCGGGAGCGTGAGCGCCGGCCAATCGATCTTCGCCGTCGTCCTCCTGCTCTCGGGCGTCCTCAACATCGCGTACTTCTGGCCCGTGTTCTACCAGGCGTTCTTCGAGAGCGAGGACGCCGCCGACGCCAAGCCGCTCATCGAGTTCCCCCTCGGCGGCGAAGAGTGGTCGATCCGGCCGGAGGCGGCGGCGCCGGAGCCCGATCCGGTGACGGATGGTGGTGCCGCGAGTGAGGATGACGAGCATCACGAGCATCACGACGACCACGACGAGCATCACGACGACCACGACGAGCATCACGACGACCACGACCACCACCACGGCGGCCCGCCCGCCGACGGCTGGGAGCGCCGCGGCTGGCGCGGCGGCGAGAGCACGTGGTTCATGCTCGGTCCCATCCTCGCGGCCATGACTGGTGCCGTCGTCCTCGGCGTGATTCCGCGGACCGCCGTCTTCCTCCGCCTGATCGAGGTCATCGTCGCCGCGGCGACGGGGGTGAGCGTCTGA
- a CDS encoding Na(+)/H(+) antiporter subunit D — protein MASALTAIPPVVVVLAAALAAGLAGSRRRLGHLVGGGVTALVTVWIWVVPSGTHLAGQLFGFDAVFFAVDPFSRVVGLVFAFIATVAVAYSWATGAESKQTAYALTYVGSSLGAVFAGDWLTMVVWWELMAVTSTILVWDYGGKAVRAGFRYAILHGIGGSLVLAAIAWHYVEVGSFLFTASAGMVGTIPQLLAAIGIGVNVGFIGLHAWLPDTYPRPHIAASVFLCVYTTKTGVYAMYRAFPEGHLWIAYMGGAMAVFGAAAALLQNDMRRLLSYHIQSQVGYMVAGVGIGSALAQAGAFGHVFNHILYKSLLFMTAGAVIYQTGEENLKYLGGLARKMPVTCAAFTVAALSIAGFPGFNGFVSKGIVISASHYTFVKGPLVVGDFYTLELLLLIGGVGTFLSFIKFGYYAFLHGPYEGDAVTTAPRPQQAAMLLVAALCVFYGVFDGALFGLLPFDVTDEAVVAHVYHTYTVPHVIEGVALAVIGLAGFAALKKPLSKVGRVPDVDAAYNPLAFYGTRALVHGVTETYAAVDRVAVAAADAAAHVRSDPEMLSRYRANIGGSIFILMVVLGGVLALLGIV, from the coding sequence ATGGCATCGGCACTGACCGCGATTCCGCCCGTCGTCGTCGTCCTCGCCGCGGCGCTCGCGGCCGGCCTCGCCGGCTCCCGCCGTCGCCTCGGCCACCTCGTCGGCGGCGGCGTCACGGCCCTGGTGACCGTCTGGATCTGGGTCGTCCCCTCGGGGACGCATCTCGCTGGACAGCTGTTCGGCTTCGACGCCGTCTTCTTCGCCGTCGACCCCTTCTCGCGGGTCGTCGGCCTCGTATTCGCGTTCATCGCCACCGTCGCCGTCGCCTACTCGTGGGCGACGGGCGCCGAGAGCAAGCAGACGGCGTACGCCCTCACCTACGTCGGCTCCAGCCTCGGTGCCGTCTTCGCCGGCGACTGGCTGACGATGGTCGTCTGGTGGGAGCTGATGGCCGTCACCAGCACCATCCTCGTCTGGGACTACGGCGGCAAGGCCGTCCGGGCGGGCTTCCGGTACGCCATCCTGCACGGCATCGGCGGCAGCCTCGTCCTCGCGGCCATCGCGTGGCACTACGTCGAAGTCGGCTCCTTCCTCTTTACTGCCTCCGCGGGCATGGTCGGGACGATTCCGCAACTGCTGGCGGCCATCGGCATCGGCGTCAACGTCGGCTTCATCGGCCTGCACGCGTGGCTGCCCGACACCTACCCGCGCCCGCACATCGCGGCCAGCGTCTTCCTCTGTGTCTACACGACGAAGACGGGCGTCTACGCCATGTACCGCGCGTTCCCCGAGGGGCACCTCTGGATCGCGTACATGGGCGGTGCGATGGCCGTCTTCGGCGCCGCCGCCGCGCTCCTCCAGAACGACATGCGGCGCCTGCTCTCCTATCACATCCAGTCGCAGGTCGGCTACATGGTCGCCGGCGTCGGCATCGGCTCCGCGCTGGCGCAGGCGGGCGCGTTCGGCCACGTCTTCAACCACATCCTCTACAAGAGCCTCCTGTTCATGACGGCGGGGGCGGTGATCTACCAAACTGGCGAGGAGAACCTCAAGTATCTGGGCGGCCTCGCGCGGAAGATGCCCGTCACCTGCGCGGCCTTCACGGTCGCCGCGCTCTCCATCGCCGGCTTCCCCGGCTTCAACGGCTTCGTCAGCAAGGGCATCGTCATCTCCGCCAGCCACTACACGTTCGTGAAGGGACCGCTCGTCGTCGGCGACTTCTACACCCTCGAACTCCTGCTCCTGATCGGGGGCGTCGGCACCTTCCTCTCTTTCATCAAGTTCGGCTACTACGCCTTCCTCCACGGACCGTACGAGGGCGACGCCGTGACGACGGCGCCGCGGCCACAGCAGGCCGCGATGCTCCTCGTCGCGGCGCTGTGCGTGTTCTACGGCGTCTTCGACGGGGCGCTGTTCGGCCTGCTCCCGTTCGACGTGACCGACGAAGCCGTCGTCGCCCACGTCTACCACACCTACACCGTCCCCCACGTTATCGAGGGGGTCGCGCTGGCGGTAATCGGGCTGGCCGGCTTCGCGGCCCTGAAAAAGCCGCTGTCGAAGGTGGGCCGGGTGCCCGACGTGGACGCCGCGTACAACCCGCTGGCCTTCTACGGCACCCGCGCCCTCGTCCACGGCGTGACGGAGACGTACGCCGCGGTGGATCGGGTCGCCGTCGCGGCGGCGGACGCCGCCGCACACGTGCGATCAGACCCCGAGATGCTCTCGCGGTACCGCGCGAACATCGGCGGGAGCATCTTCATCCTGATGGTCGTCCTCGGCGGCGTGCTCGCGTTGCTGGGCATCGTGTAG
- the hpt gene encoding hypoxanthine/guanine phosphoribosyltransferase, whose protein sequence is MDQLRQSLLDAPIIEKGDYEYFVHPVSDGVPMLRPELLREIVIKIIRKADLEDVDKIVTPAAMGIHISTAVSLMTDIPLVVIRKRQYGLDGEVSLAAQTGYSESEMYINDVGAGDRVLVLDDVLSTGGTMKAILDALEHIGAEVIDVVAVIKKAGPNELDDAGYSVKTLINVTVEDGEVTITDPHGDG, encoded by the coding sequence ATGGACCAGTTGCGGCAGTCGCTTCTCGACGCGCCGATCATCGAGAAAGGGGATTACGAGTACTTCGTCCACCCGGTCAGCGACGGGGTGCCGATGCTCCGCCCCGAACTCCTGCGTGAAATCGTCATCAAGATCATCCGCAAGGCGGACCTGGAAGACGTGGACAAAATCGTCACCCCGGCGGCGATGGGCATCCACATCTCCACTGCCGTCTCGCTGATGACCGACATTCCGCTCGTCGTCATCCGCAAGCGCCAGTACGGCCTCGACGGCGAGGTGTCGCTGGCCGCCCAGACCGGCTACTCCGAGAGCGAGATGTACATCAACGACGTGGGCGCGGGCGACCGGGTGCTCGTCCTCGACGACGTGCTCTCGACGGGCGGGACGATGAAGGCCATCCTCGACGCCCTCGAACACATCGGGGCGGAGGTCATCGACGTGGTGGCAGTGATCAAGAAGGCGGGACCGAACGAACTCGACGATGCCGGCTACAGCGTCAAGACGCTGATCAACGTCACCGTCGAGGACGGCGAAGTGACCATCACCGACCCACACGGCGACGGATAA
- a CDS encoding ABC transporter permease: MAGEPDTFESVDWEETGSRLSTLSRRDRGALVAGLALVAAFLYDYLVLPASRPTITVPVEWNVTQLDWLFVTTLLALVFYVVVPLYDNRRLTAYYWREFKKNRMAVLSLAYLLVVFCIGVVGPILLEKPTLALDQAYQPPAYLSVDSTVPVNCLGDVVDGRCQGTMAHPLGTTGDGKDILVLVVYGMQVSMKVGLISTLLVVTIGTAVGTVAAYGSGLVDELLMRYVDIQLVFPAFFLYLLLTYLFGGSLFMFIVIFGLTGWGSIARLVRSEALQRAEEEYITAARSAGAGTLYVIRRHLVPNVSNSVITAATLLIPGFILFEASLSFLSLGDPTVPSWGQVIANGRSDLSTAWWVSTFPGVFLFTTILAFNFMGDALRDALDPRQET, translated from the coding sequence ATGGCGGGGGAACCGGACACCTTCGAATCGGTCGACTGGGAGGAGACGGGGAGTCGGCTGTCGACGCTCTCGCGGCGCGACCGGGGCGCCCTCGTCGCCGGCCTCGCCCTCGTCGCCGCCTTCCTGTACGACTACCTCGTCCTCCCGGCGAGTCGCCCGACGATCACGGTCCCCGTCGAGTGGAACGTCACCCAACTCGACTGGCTGTTCGTGACGACGCTGCTCGCGCTCGTCTTCTACGTCGTCGTCCCGCTCTACGACAACCGGCGACTGACCGCGTACTACTGGCGGGAGTTCAAAAAAAACCGGATGGCAGTGCTGAGCCTCGCGTACCTGCTCGTCGTCTTCTGCATCGGCGTCGTCGGCCCGATCCTGCTGGAGAAGCCAACGCTGGCGCTCGATCAGGCCTACCAGCCGCCGGCCTACCTCAGCGTCGACTCGACGGTGCCGGTGAACTGCCTCGGCGACGTCGTCGACGGCCGGTGTCAGGGGACGATGGCCCACCCGCTCGGCACCACCGGCGACGGCAAAGACATCCTCGTCCTCGTCGTCTACGGGATGCAGGTGAGCATGAAGGTGGGTCTCATCTCCACCCTGCTGGTGGTGACCATCGGCACGGCCGTCGGCACCGTCGCGGCCTACGGGAGCGGCCTCGTCGACGAACTCCTGATGCGCTACGTCGACATCCAACTCGTCTTCCCCGCTTTCTTCCTCTATCTCCTGCTCACCTACCTCTTCGGCGGCAGCCTGTTCATGTTCATCGTCATCTTCGGGCTGACGGGGTGGGGCTCCATCGCGCGTCTCGTCCGCTCCGAAGCCCTCCAGCGTGCCGAGGAGGAGTACATCACCGCCGCCCGGAGCGCGGGCGCGGGCACGCTCTACGTGATCCGGCGGCATCTCGTCCCCAACGTCTCGAACAGCGTGATCACCGCCGCGACCCTGTTGATCCCGGGTTTCATCCTCTTCGAGGCCTCCCTCTCCTTTCTCTCGCTCGGCGATCCGACCGTCCCCTCGTGGGGGCAGGTCATCGCCAACGGGCGGAGCGACCTCTCGACGGCGTGGTGGGTCTCCACGTTCCCCGGCGTGTTCCTCTTTACGACCATCCTCGCGTTCAACTTCATGGGCGATGCGCTCCGTGACGCATTGGACCCGCGACAGGAGACATGA
- a CDS encoding proton-conducting transporter transmembrane domain-containing protein: protein MTDAFVPLLVAVPLLGAVLAVAAGLVSERGPAAVAAAVLVVQTVLAGWIGSQALLNGELSNGVGGFVAPYGIELVVDGLSAVVVTLVAVVSLAVLVYAVRDDPGGTAFYAQYLLLVTGLSGMSVTGDVFNLYVFLEISGLATYALVASAGTGRSAVSALKYLLFGTVAASLYLLGVGYALVATGTLNMADLAVELANVGYDSPLVLASFGFVVVGLATKTALFPLHTWQPDAYNDSPDSVSALISALVSTVAAYALLRIVYTVYTPAFFDAVPVARDAIVVFACLSIVVGSVLAVAQSEVKRMLAYSSVSQYGLVVVGLAIGTRAAVFGAVVHLVGHAIMKGGLFVAAGTVDDLTGATTVEEYAGLADRFPVLGGASAVLMLAMVGVPPAVGFAGKWYIALGAVRAGTWPVAVVIFTSTLLTLAYFAILVERMFVAPASASVRAATDGGAESERLGGPAAPPRSLLALVVGAAVVAVVLGFAVTGLETALEPTLDTLLSP from the coding sequence ATGACTGACGCGTTCGTCCCCCTCCTCGTCGCCGTGCCGCTGCTCGGCGCCGTCCTCGCCGTCGCGGCGGGGCTGGTGAGCGAGCGCGGCCCGGCGGCGGTTGCGGCCGCCGTCCTCGTCGTCCAGACGGTGCTCGCGGGGTGGATCGGTTCGCAGGCGCTCCTGAACGGCGAACTGTCGAACGGGGTCGGGGGCTTCGTCGCGCCCTACGGCATCGAACTCGTCGTCGACGGGCTCTCGGCCGTCGTGGTCACCCTCGTCGCCGTCGTCTCGCTCGCCGTCCTCGTCTACGCCGTGCGCGACGACCCCGGCGGCACCGCCTTCTACGCCCAGTATCTCCTCCTCGTCACCGGCCTCTCGGGGATGTCCGTCACCGGCGACGTGTTCAACCTCTACGTCTTCCTCGAAATCTCGGGGCTGGCGACGTACGCGCTCGTCGCGAGCGCGGGGACGGGCCGCTCCGCGGTGTCGGCGCTCAAATACCTCCTCTTCGGCACCGTCGCCGCCTCGCTGTACCTGTTGGGCGTCGGCTACGCGCTGGTGGCGACGGGGACGCTCAACATGGCCGACCTCGCCGTCGAACTGGCGAACGTCGGCTACGACTCGCCGCTCGTCCTCGCCTCCTTCGGCTTCGTCGTCGTCGGTCTCGCGACCAAGACGGCGCTCTTTCCCCTCCACACCTGGCAGCCCGACGCCTACAACGACTCGCCGGACAGCGTGAGCGCGCTCATCTCCGCCTTGGTGTCGACGGTGGCGGCCTACGCCCTCCTTCGGATCGTCTACACCGTCTACACGCCGGCCTTCTTCGACGCGGTGCCCGTCGCCCGCGACGCCATCGTCGTCTTCGCGTGCCTGAGCATCGTCGTCGGGAGCGTCCTCGCTGTCGCCCAGTCGGAGGTCAAGCGGATGCTCGCGTACTCCTCGGTGTCGCAGTACGGGCTGGTGGTCGTCGGACTCGCCATCGGCACCCGCGCCGCCGTCTTCGGCGCGGTCGTCCACCTCGTCGGCCACGCCATCATGAAGGGTGGACTGTTCGTCGCCGCCGGGACAGTCGACGACCTGACCGGCGCGACGACGGTGGAGGAGTACGCCGGCCTCGCCGACCGCTTCCCCGTCCTCGGCGGCGCGAGCGCCGTCCTCATGCTCGCGATGGTCGGCGTCCCGCCCGCGGTGGGCTTCGCCGGCAAGTGGTACATCGCCCTCGGCGCCGTCCGCGCCGGCACCTGGCCCGTCGCCGTCGTCATCTTCACGTCGACGCTCCTGACGCTCGCGTACTTCGCCATCCTCGTCGAACGGATGTTCGTCGCGCCGGCGTCGGCGAGCGTCCGAGCCGCGACCGACGGCGGCGCCGAGTCGGAACGCCTCGGCGGCCCGGCCGCGCCGCCCCGTAGCCTCCTCGCCCTGGTCGTCGGCGCCGCCGTCGTCGCCGTCGTCCTCGGCTTCGCCGTGACCGGCCTCGAAACCGCCCTCGAACCGACCCTCGATACGCTCCTCTCGCCATGA